The sequence TCGCGGGTGAGAACGTGGACGACCTCGACCGGTTCGTCGAGGGCCTCGCCGAGCTGATGTGCATGGGTGATAACGGAATCTGCCCTGTCGGAACGATCGATCGCTGCAACGACGGTCATAGCTCTGTCGACGGTCTCCACCCATAAATCAGTTACCCGCAGACCGACACTATCACCTATCCGAGACGAACGGTTTCGCTTATCGTAGAATTATGCTCGCTTTCTAAATGTTGATTTTTCAGTAGAAGTGTCTCTATCTTTCGACACAAGAGAAAGCTTTATATCTATACTGTTTGATCATGGTACTGTGACCCTGACACACGGAGTCGAATAACACATCCCAGGGTCTGTGGTCGATACGTATGTCCGACAAAACAACGCAACAAAGTTTGACGGTGGAAGCAACGACCAGGCGACGGTTCCTCGGAATCGCTGGTGCGGGAGCTGCCGTATCGATGGCCGGCTGTCTCCAGGACGACGATCCGGACGCGGGGGACGACGAGGACTGGGAGCCTTCGGAATCGATGCGATACATCGTGCCGTACGACGAAGGTGGCGGTACCGACGTCTACGCGCGCGGTATCATCGAATCACTCACCGATGCGATGGACGAGGATATCCAGGTGGATAACGTTCCCGGCGGTGGTGGCCTGAACGGATTCGGAGAGCTGTACGGCTCCGAACCGGACGGACACACGATCGCGGGAAGCGCGACACCACTGGAAGTGCCACCCCAGATGCTTGACGACCCCGGCTTCGATCAGCGCGATCTCGAGGGGATCGCAAACATCGGTCGCTCGACGTGGTGTCTCATCGTTAACGAGGAGTACGAAGGTGAGGTCGAGACGTTTGACGACGTTCGCGAGATGCACAACTCCGGGGAGTGGGACTCGATCGGCATCCAGGAGCCCGGGAGCCCCCAGGACATCATGACCCTGCTCGCGAAGCACGGTGAGGGGTACGCCGAAGAGTACGACTGGCAGTGGGAAGAACGGGTCCAGTACACCGGAACCGGTCCAATCGCCGAGGCGGTGACCGCTGGCGAGGTTCCCTGCGGAATCGGAACCGACGCTGGGACGGAACCGGACGTCTCCGCGGGCGGCGTCTACCCGGTCTGTACGTTCTGGAGCGAAGGAACCGAAGTGTATCCCGATATCCCGTCCGTCACGGACGAAGGATACCCGGAGATGGACTTCATCGCCGGTGTCACCCGGGGGCTGTACGCGCCTCCAGACACGCCCGACGGCGTCATCCAGGAGCTGACCGAGCGCGTCGAAGAAGCAACTCAGGACGAACGCTACGAGGAGTGGTCCGAAGAAACCGGGAACCCGATCTTCTATGAGGGCCCAGAGGACGCGAACGCGGCGATCGACGACGCGTTCGAGGAGATGGAGGAGCTGGAGATCGTCGATCTGATCGAAGAGCACTCGTAACCCTCTGCCGTTCAGTATTATTATGAGTACCACAGAATCAACT comes from Natronococcus occultus SP4 and encodes:
- a CDS encoding Bug family tripartite tricarboxylate transporter substrate binding protein yields the protein MAGAGAAVSMAGCLQDDDPDAGDDEDWEPSESMRYIVPYDEGGGTDVYARGIIESLTDAMDEDIQVDNVPGGGGLNGFGELYGSEPDGHTIAGSATPLEVPPQMLDDPGFDQRDLEGIANIGRSTWCLIVNEEYEGEVETFDDVREMHNSGEWDSIGIQEPGSPQDIMTLLAKHGEGYAEEYDWQWEERVQYTGTGPIAEAVTAGEVPCGIGTDAGTEPDVSAGGVYPVCTFWSEGTEVYPDIPSVTDEGYPEMDFIAGVTRGLYAPPDTPDGVIQELTERVEEATQDERYEEWSEETGNPIFYEGPEDANAAIDDAFEEMEELEIVDLIEEHS